In Macadamia integrifolia cultivar HAES 741 chromosome 1, SCU_Mint_v3, whole genome shotgun sequence, a single window of DNA contains:
- the LOC122076677 gene encoding uncharacterized protein LOC122076677, with translation MEGSRENNDSSVEKDSTSMKSKEASEKNIDSMSLQSEVATDDDIPTLTEENYRSWKDKMEKLLKYKEVWDYLVGAKREPDDQSNEDWKQKKEEIVSIFEKKCGARTVPYIEGLENMSLIWSQLVTMYEFKYSTSNTVRRKQRTHHTWCVPLYTAISDGDWKSVSELVSENEGALTARLTSGGDLPLHVAVQQQRTEIAKELIKMMPAHHLSRQGKDAITVLHIAAVCGNKEVIKAMIEKDENLVMIKSKYYHNRIPIMMAAIFGHKDAVNYLYPITIRQTEEVGHHDHQMEEDHSTDQERETTTIKLLTTLIFGEFYGQALDLLQKYQGLVLVKDVDNWTPMEALSEMPTSFKSSLPSKRSVGRLLGYYFMYSLLDVQVNVKNASCHHTKRGDEENSFDEDDDANGNSTQAGNMTSRSRTNSIIFQFVKGLLFLFRWLFQNALIKLVPGCKNIYEEKLKHDRASELLKQMWRIVSKLDDLTSVNKAVGLAMSNATRNGIVEFIEECINYCPQLLKTSRTLVFHDAIKYRQEKIFGLIHRLGPMKNDLTTVQYIDSGDFMSHTAAQKAPIERLNQVPGAALQMQRELLWYKVHIF, from the exons ATGGAAGGATCAAGGGAAAACAATGACTCATCAGTGGAAAAAGATTCTACTTCTATGAAAAGTAAAGAGGCATCAGAGAAAAACATTGATTCTATGTCTTTGCAAAGTGAAGTGGCAACCGATGATGACATTCCTACTCTGACAGAAGAAAACTATCGGAGTTGGAAAGATAAGATGGAAAAATTGTTGAAGTACAAAGAAGTGTGGGATTATTTGGTGGGAGCAAAACGTGAACCTGATGATCAAAGTAATGAGGATTGGAagcagaaaaaggaagaaattgtatcaatatttgaaaaaaagtgTGGAGCTAGGACAGTACCATATATTGAAGGACTAGAGAATATGAGTCTTATTTGGAGCCAATTAGTTACCATGTATGAGTTTAAGTATTCAACTTCAAATACAGTAAGAAGGAAGCAGAGAACACATCACACATGGTGTGTACCTCTTTACACGGCTATTAGTGATGGTGATTGGAAGAGTGTGTCTGAGTTGGTCTCTGAAAACGAGGGAGCTCTTACAGCCAGGCTCACATCAGGCGGAGATCTTCCTCTTCACGTGGCAGTTCAACAGCAAAGAACTGAAATTGCAAAGGAAttgataaaaatgatgcctGCACACCATCTATCAAGACAAGGAAAAGACGCGATAACTGTCCTTCATATTGCTGCTGTATGTGGGAACAAAGAGGTGATCAAGGCCATGATAGAAAAGGATGAGAATCTAGTGATGATCAAAAGCAAATACTACCACAATCGCATCCCAATCATGATGGCTGCAATCTTCGGCCACAAAGATGCGGTGAATTATCTTTACCCGATCACCATACGCCAAACAGAAGAAGTAGGTCATCATGATCATCAGATGGAAGAAGACCACAGTACTGACCAAGAACGTGAAACAACTACAATTAAACTTCTTACTACTCTAATTTTTGGTGAATTTTATG GGCAAGCTCTTGATCTACTACAGAAATACCAAGGTTTAGTCTTGGTCAAAGATGTTGATAATTGGACACCCATGGAAGCACTCTCAGAGATGCCTACTTCATTTAAAAGTTCATTACCAAGCAAAAGAAGTGTTGGGAGATTATTGGGATACTATTTCATGTACTCAT TGCTAGATGTCCAAGTCAATGTAAAAAATGCTTCTTGCCACCACACAAAAAGAGGAGACGAAGAAAATTCTTtcgatgaggatgatgatgccAACGGAAACAGCACTCAAG CTGGAAATATGACAAGTAGATCAAGaacaaattctattattttccAGTTTGTTAAGGGTCTATTGTTCCTCTTCCGCTGGCTATTTCAGAATGCACTTATAAAACTAG TGCCTGGTTGCAAAAACATCTATGAGGAGAAGTTGAAGCATGATAGAGCTTCTGAGCTACTAAAACAAATGTGGAGGATAGTATCAAAACTTGATGACCTTACAAGTGTCAACAAGGCTGTGGGTTTAGCAATGTCTAACGCGACCCGGAATGGGATTGTTGAATTTATTGAAGAGTGTATCAACTACTGTCCTCAGCTTCTGAAGACATCAAGAACATTGGTGTTTCATGACGCAATCAAATACCGCCAGGAAAAGATTTTTGGGCTTATCCATCGTCTAGGCCCAATGAAGAATGATCTTACAACGGTACAGTACATTGATTCAGGAGACTTTATGTCACATACAGCTGCACAAAAAGCACCTATTGAGAGGCTCAATCAAGTTCCAGGTGCAGCCCTCCAAATGCAGCGTGAGTTGCTCTGGTATAAGGTGCATATTTTTTAA